One genomic segment of Polyodon spathula isolate WHYD16114869_AA chromosome 17, ASM1765450v1, whole genome shotgun sequence includes these proteins:
- the LOC121329635 gene encoding synembryn-A-like isoform X1: MDLSAVIKTVEAGYQNAAMKALQVFNKDKCQCFTFDGDGRVERQQLGKLVIHFLERDLQPSCQLACLETIRILSRDKNCLEPFATQQAIQTLGRHAGIEHSEGVTSEIPDLEVIVEALKCLCNIIFNSPRAQEVGAEQRLIVGLTERLKLYNDRHWSHEVRFFDLRLTFLFTALRVDVRGQMAHELRGVSLLSDALESTLGLRWLDTFEVARADKGDEGLPLPRQETERTMEILKILFNITYDTSRRDVDEEEAALYRHLCAILRFCLMTKADGEDRTEEFHSHTVNLLGNLPLMCLDVLLAPRVQQGSVEYMGVNMDVVSMLLDFLDRRLDREHKLKETLTPSLNLLTESARVHRETRKFLRMKILPPLRDVKNRPEVGSSLRNKLVRLMTHIDTDVKHCAAELLFVLCKESVSRFVKYTGYGNAAGLLAARGLMCSGRGKGRYSEDEDTDTEEYREAKPNINPVTGRVEEKLSNPMEGMTEEQKENEAMKLVNMFDKMSRDQVIQPMAVGSDGKVASLESAMQRLSEQRSSSGSDSGPD; encoded by the exons ATGGATCTGAGCGCAGTCATTAAAACTGTCGAAGCAGGGTACCAGAATGCTGCTATGAAGGCACTACAAGTGTTCAATAAAGAC aaatgcCAGTGTTTCACTTTCGATGGTGATGGAAGAGTAGAAAGGCAG CAGTTGGGGAAGCTGGTGATCCATTTCTTAGAGAGGGACCTGCAGCCGTCCTGCCAGCTAGCCTGCCTGGAAACCATCCGGATTCTGTCCCGGGACAAAAACTGCTTGGAGCCGTTCGCCACCCAGCAGGCCATTCAGACCCTGGGCCGGCACGCGGGCATTGAGCACAGCGAAGGCGTCACCTCTGAGATCCCGGACCTGGAGGTGATCGTGGAGGCCCTCAAGTGCCTGTGCAACATCATCTTCAACAGCCCGAGAGCGCAGGAGGTGGGGGCCGAGCAGCGGCTCATCGTGGGCCTCACCGAGCGACTCAAGCTCTACAACGACCGGCACTGGAGCCACGAGGTGCGCTTCTTCGACCTGCGGCTGACCTTCCTGTTCACGGCACTGAGGGTGGACGTGCGCGGGCAGATGGCTCACGAGCTGCGGGGGGTCAGTCTGCTGTCTGATGCCCTAGAGAGCACCCTGGGCCTGCGCTGGCTCGACACCTTCGAGGTGGCACGAGCAGACAAAGGAGACGAGGGTCTGCCCTTGCCCCGCCAGGAGACAGAGCGCACCATGGAGATCCTCAAGATCCTCTTCAACATCACCTACGACACCAGCCGTCGCGACGTGGACGAG GAAGAAGCTGCTCTTTACAGGCATCTCTGTGCCATCCTTCGCTTCTGCCTAATGACCAAAGCAGATGGAGAAGATAGGACAGAGGAGTTCCACAG TCACACGGTGAATTTGCTGGGGAACCTGCCTCTGATGTGTCTGGACGTGCTCCTAGCCCCGAGGGTCCAGCAGGGCTCTGTCGAGTACATGGGAGTGAATATGGACGTGGTCAGCATGCTGCTAGACTTCTTGGACCGGAGGCTCGACCGT GAGCACAAGCTGAAAGAGACCCTGACTCCCTCCCTGAACCTGCTGACTGAGAGCGCCCGGGTCCACAGGGAGACCAGGAAGTTCCTGCGGATGAAG ATCCTTCCACCTCTGCGGGACGTGAAGAATCGCCCTGAAGTGGGGAGCTCCCTGCGGAACAAGCTGGTGCGCCTCATGACTCACATCGACACAGACGTCAAGCACTGCGCTGCCGAGCTGCTCTTCGTCCTCTGCAAGGAGAGCG TATCCAGGTTTGTGAAGTACACCGGGTACGGAAACGCGGCTGGCTTGCTGGCGGCGAGGGGCCTCATGTGCAGCGGGAGAGGGAAGGGCAGGTACTCAGAGGATGAGGACACGGACACAGAGGAGTACAGAGAAGCCAAACCAAA CATTAACCCTGTAACGGGGCGTGTGGAGGAGAAGCTGTCTAATCCGATGGAGGGGATGACAGAAGAACAGAAGGAGAACGAAGCAATGAAATTAGTGAATATGTTCGACAAAATGTCCAG GGATCAAGTGATTCAGCCCATGGCAGTGGGCTCTGATGGGAAAGTAGCGAGTTTGGAATCAGCTATGCAAAGACTTTCAGAACAGAGGTCGTCTTCTGGCTCTGACTCGGGCCCTGACTAA
- the LOC121329928 gene encoding NAD-dependent protein deacetylase sirtuin-3-like isoform X3 produces the protein MMTSVISDQFRMLLHRKFKSTTKLLSVKKLKVCNAPLYSEVAYVTPKGPGSLQKGKEEYVGLQQKLWHSRRCFSTSHPVWGLFGGKDGDQKQQTLEDVARLIKHNEYRRIVVMAGAGISTPSGIPDFRSPGSGLYDNLQQYDIPYPEAIFEINYFHHNPKPFFALAKELYPGNYKPNYAHYFIRLLHDKGLLHRIYTQNIDGLERLAGIPSSKLVEAHGTFATATCTVCRTSYPGEDLRADILESKVPKCLTCKGVIKPDVVFFGEELPQCFFLYLTDFPVADLLVVMGTSLEVEPFASLAGAVRDSVSRVLINRDLVGPFVYRAPRHNDVLELGDVVSGVERFVEKLGWKEELNKLIAVETGKLESNKKEE, from the exons ATGATGACCTCTGTCATATCCGACCAGTTTCGAATGTTACTCCATCGTAAATTTAAATCAACTACAAAATTATtaagtgtaaaaaaattaaaag tttgTAATGCTCCATTATATTCTGAAGTTGCCTATGTCACACCAAAAGGACCAGGCTCCCTCCAGAAAGGTAAAGAGGAATATGTAGGCCTGCAACAGAAGTTATGGCACAGTAG AAGATGCTTTTCCACCAGCCACCCAGTATGGGGGTTGTTTGGGGGGAAAGATGGTGACCAGAAGCAGCAGACATTGGAGGATGTTGCCAGGCTGATAAAACACAATGAGTACAGGAGGATTGTAGTAATGGCTGGGGCTGGAATAAGCACACCCAGTGGAATCCCTGACTTCAG GTCACCTGGAAGTGGTTTATATGATAATCTCCAGCAGTATGATATCCCCTATCCTGAAGCCATATTTGAGATTAACTATTTCCACCATAACCCAAAGCCATTTTTCGCCCTGGCTAAAGAGCTTTACCCTGGCAATTACAAACCCAATTACGCCCACTACTTCATTCGACTCCTGCACGACAAGGGGCTGCTGCACCGCATCTACACTCAGAACATTGATGGACTGGAGAGAT TGGCAGGTATTCCTTCCTCTAAACTTGTGGAGGCCCATGGAACATTTGCTACAGCGACCTGCACTGTGTGCCGAACATCATACCCCGGAGAAGACTTAAGA gcTGATATTCTTGAGAGTAAAGTCCCCAAATGTCTCACCTGTAAAGGTGTCATCAAACCAGACGTTGTGTTCTTTGGAGAGGAGCTCCCACAGTGCTTCTTCCTGTATCTAACAGATTTCCCTGTGGCTGACCTGCTTGTCGTCATGGGAACCTCCCTGGAG GTTGAACCCTTTGCCAGCTTGGCAGGCGCTGTGCGGGACTCCGTGTCCCGGGTTCTCATCAATCGAGACCTGGTGGGACCCTTTGTCTATCGAGCCCCCAGACACAACGATGTGTTGGAGCTAGGCGACGTGGTGAGTGGAGTGGAGAGGTTTGTTGAGAAACTGGGCTGGAAAGAGGAGCTGAACAAACTCATTGCAGTGGAAACTGGAAAG CTGGAGAGTAATAAGAAGGAAGAATGA
- the LOC121330215 gene encoding BET1-like protein — translation MADWNRGRGAVDDMLDAENKRLAENLASKVSRLKSLALDIDQDAEDQNVYLDSMDSKFMSATGLLTGSVKRFSTMVQSSRDNRKLLCYISIGLVLIFFLLYYLVTRVQS, via the exons ATGGCTGACTGGAACAGAG GACGTGGTGCAGTGGATGACATGTTGGATGCGGAAAACAAACGTTTGGCCGAAAATCTGGCCAGTAAAGTGTCCAGATTAAAATCG TTGGCACTGGACATAGACCAAGATGCAGAGGACCAAAATGTATATCTTGACAGCATG GACTCCAA GTTTATGAGTGCCACAGGTCTATTGACGGGGAGTGTAAAAAGGTTTTCCACCATGGTGCAGTCTAGCAGGGACAACCGAAAGCTGCTGTGCTATATTTCAATTGGACTGGTCTTAATTTTCTTTCTGCTTTACTACCTTGTCACCAGGGTGCAGAGTTAG
- the LOC121329928 gene encoding NAD-dependent protein deacetylase sirtuin-3-like isoform X1: MKCTRQLYHSLKHTLLKQSLLGTDLTAISTIFLDIHLQYPYICNAPLYSEVAYVTPKGPGSLQKGKEEYVGLQQKLWHSRRCFSTSHPVWGLFGGKDGDQKQQTLEDVARLIKHNEYRRIVVMAGAGISTPSGIPDFRSPGSGLYDNLQQYDIPYPEAIFEINYFHHNPKPFFALAKELYPGNYKPNYAHYFIRLLHDKGLLHRIYTQNIDGLERLAGIPSSKLVEAHGTFATATCTVCRTSYPGEDLRADILESKVPKCLTCKGVIKPDVVFFGEELPQCFFLYLTDFPVADLLVVMGTSLEVEPFASLAGAVRDSVSRVLINRDLVGPFVYRAPRHNDVLELGDVVSGVERFVEKLGWKEELNKLIAVETGKLESNKKEE, encoded by the exons ATGAAATGTACAAGACAATTGTATCACAGCCTCAAACACACACTACTGAAGCAAAGCTTGCTGGGAACTGACCTGACAGCCATTTCTACCATATTCCTCGATATACACTTGCAATATCCCTACA tttgTAATGCTCCATTATATTCTGAAGTTGCCTATGTCACACCAAAAGGACCAGGCTCCCTCCAGAAAGGTAAAGAGGAATATGTAGGCCTGCAACAGAAGTTATGGCACAGTAG AAGATGCTTTTCCACCAGCCACCCAGTATGGGGGTTGTTTGGGGGGAAAGATGGTGACCAGAAGCAGCAGACATTGGAGGATGTTGCCAGGCTGATAAAACACAATGAGTACAGGAGGATTGTAGTAATGGCTGGGGCTGGAATAAGCACACCCAGTGGAATCCCTGACTTCAG GTCACCTGGAAGTGGTTTATATGATAATCTCCAGCAGTATGATATCCCCTATCCTGAAGCCATATTTGAGATTAACTATTTCCACCATAACCCAAAGCCATTTTTCGCCCTGGCTAAAGAGCTTTACCCTGGCAATTACAAACCCAATTACGCCCACTACTTCATTCGACTCCTGCACGACAAGGGGCTGCTGCACCGCATCTACACTCAGAACATTGATGGACTGGAGAGAT TGGCAGGTATTCCTTCCTCTAAACTTGTGGAGGCCCATGGAACATTTGCTACAGCGACCTGCACTGTGTGCCGAACATCATACCCCGGAGAAGACTTAAGA gcTGATATTCTTGAGAGTAAAGTCCCCAAATGTCTCACCTGTAAAGGTGTCATCAAACCAGACGTTGTGTTCTTTGGAGAGGAGCTCCCACAGTGCTTCTTCCTGTATCTAACAGATTTCCCTGTGGCTGACCTGCTTGTCGTCATGGGAACCTCCCTGGAG GTTGAACCCTTTGCCAGCTTGGCAGGCGCTGTGCGGGACTCCGTGTCCCGGGTTCTCATCAATCGAGACCTGGTGGGACCCTTTGTCTATCGAGCCCCCAGACACAACGATGTGTTGGAGCTAGGCGACGTGGTGAGTGGAGTGGAGAGGTTTGTTGAGAAACTGGGCTGGAAAGAGGAGCTGAACAAACTCATTGCAGTGGAAACTGGAAAG CTGGAGAGTAATAAGAAGGAAGAATGA
- the LOC121329635 gene encoding synembryn-A-like isoform X2: MDLSAVIKTVEAGYQNAAMKALQVFNKDKCQCFTFDGDGRVERQLGKLVIHFLERDLQPSCQLACLETIRILSRDKNCLEPFATQQAIQTLGRHAGIEHSEGVTSEIPDLEVIVEALKCLCNIIFNSPRAQEVGAEQRLIVGLTERLKLYNDRHWSHEVRFFDLRLTFLFTALRVDVRGQMAHELRGVSLLSDALESTLGLRWLDTFEVARADKGDEGLPLPRQETERTMEILKILFNITYDTSRRDVDEEEAALYRHLCAILRFCLMTKADGEDRTEEFHSHTVNLLGNLPLMCLDVLLAPRVQQGSVEYMGVNMDVVSMLLDFLDRRLDREHKLKETLTPSLNLLTESARVHRETRKFLRMKILPPLRDVKNRPEVGSSLRNKLVRLMTHIDTDVKHCAAELLFVLCKESVSRFVKYTGYGNAAGLLAARGLMCSGRGKGRYSEDEDTDTEEYREAKPNINPVTGRVEEKLSNPMEGMTEEQKENEAMKLVNMFDKMSRDQVIQPMAVGSDGKVASLESAMQRLSEQRSSSGSDSGPD; the protein is encoded by the exons ATGGATCTGAGCGCAGTCATTAAAACTGTCGAAGCAGGGTACCAGAATGCTGCTATGAAGGCACTACAAGTGTTCAATAAAGAC aaatgcCAGTGTTTCACTTTCGATGGTGATGGAAGAGTAGAAAGGCAG TTGGGGAAGCTGGTGATCCATTTCTTAGAGAGGGACCTGCAGCCGTCCTGCCAGCTAGCCTGCCTGGAAACCATCCGGATTCTGTCCCGGGACAAAAACTGCTTGGAGCCGTTCGCCACCCAGCAGGCCATTCAGACCCTGGGCCGGCACGCGGGCATTGAGCACAGCGAAGGCGTCACCTCTGAGATCCCGGACCTGGAGGTGATCGTGGAGGCCCTCAAGTGCCTGTGCAACATCATCTTCAACAGCCCGAGAGCGCAGGAGGTGGGGGCCGAGCAGCGGCTCATCGTGGGCCTCACCGAGCGACTCAAGCTCTACAACGACCGGCACTGGAGCCACGAGGTGCGCTTCTTCGACCTGCGGCTGACCTTCCTGTTCACGGCACTGAGGGTGGACGTGCGCGGGCAGATGGCTCACGAGCTGCGGGGGGTCAGTCTGCTGTCTGATGCCCTAGAGAGCACCCTGGGCCTGCGCTGGCTCGACACCTTCGAGGTGGCACGAGCAGACAAAGGAGACGAGGGTCTGCCCTTGCCCCGCCAGGAGACAGAGCGCACCATGGAGATCCTCAAGATCCTCTTCAACATCACCTACGACACCAGCCGTCGCGACGTGGACGAG GAAGAAGCTGCTCTTTACAGGCATCTCTGTGCCATCCTTCGCTTCTGCCTAATGACCAAAGCAGATGGAGAAGATAGGACAGAGGAGTTCCACAG TCACACGGTGAATTTGCTGGGGAACCTGCCTCTGATGTGTCTGGACGTGCTCCTAGCCCCGAGGGTCCAGCAGGGCTCTGTCGAGTACATGGGAGTGAATATGGACGTGGTCAGCATGCTGCTAGACTTCTTGGACCGGAGGCTCGACCGT GAGCACAAGCTGAAAGAGACCCTGACTCCCTCCCTGAACCTGCTGACTGAGAGCGCCCGGGTCCACAGGGAGACCAGGAAGTTCCTGCGGATGAAG ATCCTTCCACCTCTGCGGGACGTGAAGAATCGCCCTGAAGTGGGGAGCTCCCTGCGGAACAAGCTGGTGCGCCTCATGACTCACATCGACACAGACGTCAAGCACTGCGCTGCCGAGCTGCTCTTCGTCCTCTGCAAGGAGAGCG TATCCAGGTTTGTGAAGTACACCGGGTACGGAAACGCGGCTGGCTTGCTGGCGGCGAGGGGCCTCATGTGCAGCGGGAGAGGGAAGGGCAGGTACTCAGAGGATGAGGACACGGACACAGAGGAGTACAGAGAAGCCAAACCAAA CATTAACCCTGTAACGGGGCGTGTGGAGGAGAAGCTGTCTAATCCGATGGAGGGGATGACAGAAGAACAGAAGGAGAACGAAGCAATGAAATTAGTGAATATGTTCGACAAAATGTCCAG GGATCAAGTGATTCAGCCCATGGCAGTGGGCTCTGATGGGAAAGTAGCGAGTTTGGAATCAGCTATGCAAAGACTTTCAGAACAGAGGTCGTCTTCTGGCTCTGACTCGGGCCCTGACTAA
- the LOC121329928 gene encoding NAD-dependent protein deacetylase sirtuin-3-like isoform X2, which produces MKCTRQLYHSLKHTLLKQSLLGTDLTAISTIFLDIHLQYPYICNAPLYSEVAYVTPKGPGSLQKGKEEYVGLQQKLWHSRCFSTSHPVWGLFGGKDGDQKQQTLEDVARLIKHNEYRRIVVMAGAGISTPSGIPDFRSPGSGLYDNLQQYDIPYPEAIFEINYFHHNPKPFFALAKELYPGNYKPNYAHYFIRLLHDKGLLHRIYTQNIDGLERLAGIPSSKLVEAHGTFATATCTVCRTSYPGEDLRADILESKVPKCLTCKGVIKPDVVFFGEELPQCFFLYLTDFPVADLLVVMGTSLEVEPFASLAGAVRDSVSRVLINRDLVGPFVYRAPRHNDVLELGDVVSGVERFVEKLGWKEELNKLIAVETGKLESNKKEE; this is translated from the exons ATGAAATGTACAAGACAATTGTATCACAGCCTCAAACACACACTACTGAAGCAAAGCTTGCTGGGAACTGACCTGACAGCCATTTCTACCATATTCCTCGATATACACTTGCAATATCCCTACA tttgTAATGCTCCATTATATTCTGAAGTTGCCTATGTCACACCAAAAGGACCAGGCTCCCTCCAGAAAGGTAAAGAGGAATATGTAGGCCTGCAACAGAAGTTATGGCACAGTAG ATGCTTTTCCACCAGCCACCCAGTATGGGGGTTGTTTGGGGGGAAAGATGGTGACCAGAAGCAGCAGACATTGGAGGATGTTGCCAGGCTGATAAAACACAATGAGTACAGGAGGATTGTAGTAATGGCTGGGGCTGGAATAAGCACACCCAGTGGAATCCCTGACTTCAG GTCACCTGGAAGTGGTTTATATGATAATCTCCAGCAGTATGATATCCCCTATCCTGAAGCCATATTTGAGATTAACTATTTCCACCATAACCCAAAGCCATTTTTCGCCCTGGCTAAAGAGCTTTACCCTGGCAATTACAAACCCAATTACGCCCACTACTTCATTCGACTCCTGCACGACAAGGGGCTGCTGCACCGCATCTACACTCAGAACATTGATGGACTGGAGAGAT TGGCAGGTATTCCTTCCTCTAAACTTGTGGAGGCCCATGGAACATTTGCTACAGCGACCTGCACTGTGTGCCGAACATCATACCCCGGAGAAGACTTAAGA gcTGATATTCTTGAGAGTAAAGTCCCCAAATGTCTCACCTGTAAAGGTGTCATCAAACCAGACGTTGTGTTCTTTGGAGAGGAGCTCCCACAGTGCTTCTTCCTGTATCTAACAGATTTCCCTGTGGCTGACCTGCTTGTCGTCATGGGAACCTCCCTGGAG GTTGAACCCTTTGCCAGCTTGGCAGGCGCTGTGCGGGACTCCGTGTCCCGGGTTCTCATCAATCGAGACCTGGTGGGACCCTTTGTCTATCGAGCCCCCAGACACAACGATGTGTTGGAGCTAGGCGACGTGGTGAGTGGAGTGGAGAGGTTTGTTGAGAAACTGGGCTGGAAAGAGGAGCTGAACAAACTCATTGCAGTGGAAACTGGAAAG CTGGAGAGTAATAAGAAGGAAGAATGA